CCCATCGGGTCGAACGGCTCGACCTTCACGCCGCGCGCGCGCTTGAGCGAGGGGACGAGATCGAGCAGGGGCTGCTCCACCCAGTCGACCTCGCCGGTCCTAAGCGCGGCCGCGGCGGTCGCCGGGTCAGGCTGGATCGACCATTGGACCCGGTCGAAATGGGCGACCTTGCCGCCGGCATAGCAGTCCGGAGCTTCCTGGCGCGGCCGGTAGCCGTCGAAGCGGGCATATTCGGCCTTCACCCCGGACACCCACTGGTCCGGCAGGAACCGGTACGGCCCGCTGCCGACGAACTCGGTGATGGCCTTGCTGGACGGCGTCGCGGCCATGCGCTCGGGCATCATGAAACAGGCGGAGGTGCCGGCGAGCGCGTAGAGCATCGGCGGATAGGGCCGCTTCAGCCGGATCTGGAAGCGCCGGTCGTCGAGCGCCGCGATCTCGTTCATCCGCGCGGCGAGCAGCTGGCCGAACGGGTTGCGTTCGGCCCAGCGCCGGATCGACATGACGCAGTCGGCGGCCCGGACCGGCACGCCGTCATGGAACATCAACCCCTCGCGCAGGGCGAAGGTCCAGGTCAGCCCGTCGTCCGAAACCTCGCTGCCCTCGCACATCTGGGGTTTCGGCGTCAGGGTCCGGTCGACGCCATAGAGCGTGTCCCAGATCATGAAGCCGTTGATGGTCGCCATGGTGGCCGTGCTCCACACCGGGTCGGGGTGGGCGAGATTGGCCTGCGGCACGAAGCGCAGGATGCGCGCGGCGGCCGGCTGGACCAGCGCCGGCGTCGAAAGTGCCGAGACCGCGCCGCCGGCCGCGACGCCCATCACGAAATCCCTGCGCCTCATGGTCATGTCCCCCTCTCGGTTCTGGTTTCCCGGACCGGCGCCCTCAGTGCGGATCCAAGGGATGGATCGGGCGCCGCACCTTGCGGAAGTCGAATTTTGAATAGTCGAGGCTGGCATAGCCGGCGCCGTTGCATTCGAGGATCTCGCCGGCGATGGCGCCAAAGGTCGGCCGGTACTGGATCTTCGACTTGATGATGAGATAGCGCTCGCTGGTCGGCTCGATGCCGACGAACCGGAACATGGCGAGGTCGAGCGGCTCGCAGCGTCCCTCGCTGACGACGAGCTTCAAGGCCCCGGTATCGAGCACCACAGTGCGGCCGAGATCGATGACCGAACCGGTGAAGACCGGCCCGCGCACGGTGAAGCGGCCGTCGGAGATCGTGCGGACTGTGCCCCGGAGCGTCAGCGGCCCGCAGGAGCCGCCGACCGGCGACAGGTCGGTCCGGCCGCCGACCGGCAGCTCGACGACCGCGCCGACCCCGGCCTCGATCATCCGCGCCACGGCCACGGGATCGGCGATCGGGCCGGCGGCGATGCCGGTCAGGCCCTGGGCGAGCGCCTCGGCGATGACGTCCATCGAATCCTGGGTGCCGCCGGAATTGCAGTTGTCCGCATGGTCGACCAGCAGCACCGGTCCGGCGCTCGCCCGCCGGGCCCGGGCGATGGTGTCGGCGAGCGGCTCGAACGTCATCTGGAAGGCCTCCCGGCGCTCCCACGCGGCCTTGCGGATCTTGTCGCAGATGGCCTCGGCCAGGGCCGCGTCGCCGTCGGTCATGGCGATGACCGACATGCCGGTGTCGGGGCAGTCGGCGAGCGGAAAGCCGCCGAACACGCTGACGGCAAGAGCGCCGTCGGCCTCCGCCTCCGCCGCGATCGCCATGATCTCGGCCATGGCGCCGCTGTCGGTCGCCATGCGGATCATGTTGGGCATGATGCGGCAATGGGCATAGGCGAGCCGCGGGCGGATCTCGCCGCGCATCGCGGCGATAAGGGTTTCGGCTGCCCGCACGCCGGTCTCGACGATGTCGACATGCGGATAGGTCTTGTAGCCGACGAGCGTGGTGCAGTTCTCGATCGTCCGGGCCGAGATATTGCCGTGGAGGTCCAGCGCGACGGCGATAGGGATATCGGGCGCGATG
This portion of the bacterium YEK0313 genome encodes:
- the gsiB_8 gene encoding Glutathione-binding protein GsiB precursor; its protein translation is MTMRRRDFVMGVAAGGAVSALSTPALVQPAAARILRFVPQANLAHPDPVWSTATMATINGFMIWDTLYGVDRTLTPKPQMCEGSEVSDDGLTWTFALREGLMFHDGVPVRAADCVMSIRRWAERNPFGQLLAARMNEIAALDDRRFQIRLKRPYPPMLYALAGTSACFMMPERMAATPSSKAITEFVGSGPYRFLPDQWVSGVKAEYARFDGYRPRQEAPDCYAGGKVAHFDRVQWSIQPDPATAAAALRTGEVDWVEQPLLDLVPSLKRARGVKVEPFDPMGTVYMLVFNHLQAPFNNEKLRRALLPAVDQADFVRAIVGDQEDLGRTGVGFFPLGSPSASTVGMEALTSPRSIARARELVAASGYAGEPVVLMEPSDVAPLSAVAQVAADLFKKVGLNVRADTMDLATMVARRNKKEPVDQGGWSCFPVQWNGLPVATPLSNPLSASGPNGWIGWPTSPAREALRSEWLDAGSEAERRRVSEAVQREAFASVPFIPACQYYQPAAFRDDLTGFVKSPFSVFWGVRRV
- a CDS encoding hypothetical protein (MlrC C-terminus) — translated: MKIVAAVIAHETNTFSPLPTGLDRFGPGGPRHGAEALAWVKAGRRSMTGMLAVAEQAGAEVVMAVAGNAQPSRAVDAAAYEQMADALCRAVGEGCDAVFLELHGAMVTSHLGDGEGELLARVRAIAPDIPIAVALDLHGNISARTIENCTTLVGYKTYPHVDIVETGVRAAETLIAAMRGEIRPRLAYAHCRIMPNMIRMATDSGAMAEIMAIAAEAEADGALAVSVFGGFPLADCPDTGMSVIAMTDGDAALAEAICDKIRKAAWERREAFQMTFEPLADTIARARRASAGPVLLVDHADNCNSGGTQDSMDVIAEALAQGLTGIAAGPIADPVAVARMIEAGVGAVVELPVGGRTDLSPVGGSCGPLTLRGTVRTISDGRFTVRGPVFTGSVIDLGRTVVLDTGALKLVVSEGRCEPLDLAMFRFVGIEPTSERYLIIKSKIQYRPTFGAIAGEILECNGAGYASLDYSKFDFRKVRRPIHPLDPH